Proteins co-encoded in one Candidatus Limnocylindrales bacterium genomic window:
- a CDS encoding aquaporin, which yields MDEPGGMDGAAHGAGGMHCAAHGTGDMHGAASVAGTSAMRAGAAIAKAPSLPRAWPEYLMEAAGLGTFMLSACVFGVLLEHPDWLVRPLVSDAVVRRALMGVAMGATAIGIIYSPWGRRSGAHINPSVTLAFLRLGRIEPRDAFFYVAAQLLGAVVGVCVASSLLGEALAHPAVRYVATVPGAAGPLVALVAEGAISALLMAVVLAASDTARVAPYTGLLCGGLVASYITLEAPLSGMSMNPARTLASAVFAGDYTALWIYVSAPPAAMILAADLYARIAGPVACAKLCHDRRVRCIFCEHRHPEPRVTPLAWVE from the coding sequence GTGGATGAGCCAGGCGGCATGGACGGCGCCGCGCATGGAGCAGGCGGCATGCACTGCGCCGCGCATGGGACGGGCGACATGCACGGCGCCGCATCGGTGGCCGGAACGAGCGCGATGCGTGCCGGCGCGGCAATCGCGAAAGCACCGTCCTTGCCGCGCGCGTGGCCCGAATACCTGATGGAAGCAGCGGGCCTCGGCACGTTCATGCTCAGTGCGTGCGTGTTCGGCGTGCTGCTGGAGCATCCCGACTGGCTCGTGCGTCCGCTCGTTTCGGACGCCGTCGTCCGCCGCGCGCTGATGGGCGTGGCGATGGGCGCGACGGCGATCGGCATCATCTACTCACCGTGGGGCCGCCGCTCGGGCGCGCACATCAATCCGTCGGTGACGCTGGCGTTCCTGCGCCTGGGCAGGATCGAACCGCGCGACGCGTTCTTCTACGTCGCGGCGCAGCTGCTGGGCGCGGTGGTCGGCGTTTGCGTCGCATCGAGCCTTCTCGGCGAAGCTCTCGCGCATCCCGCCGTCCGCTACGTCGCAACCGTTCCGGGAGCGGCAGGACCGCTCGTTGCGCTGGTCGCCGAGGGCGCGATCTCGGCGCTGCTCATGGCGGTGGTCCTTGCGGCATCCGACACCGCGCGCGTGGCGCCATACACGGGCCTGCTGTGCGGCGGCTTGGTGGCGTCCTACATCACGCTGGAGGCGCCGCTGTCGGGCATGAGCATGAACCCGGCGCGCACGCTCGCCTCGGCCGTGTTCGCCGGCGACTACACGGCGCTGTGGATCTATGTCTCGGCGCCGCCGGCGGCGATGATCTTGGCCGCGGATCTCTACGCTCGCATCGCCGGCCCCGTCGCTTGCGCCAAGCTGTGTCACGACCGGCGCGTGCGCTGCATCTTCTGCGAGCATCGACATCCCGAGCCGCGCGTGACGCCGCTCGCGTGGGTGGAGTGA
- a CDS encoding GMC family oxidoreductase, with protein sequence MSASNHYDVIIIGSGAGGGTLAHRLAPSGKRILLLERGDYVAREKENWDSAAVVGQGRYHTTESWLDADGEEFHPGTHYFVGGNTKFYGAALVRLRERDFGELRHFGGISPAWPISYAELEPYYTEAEHLYQVHGERGVDPTEPPASAPYRFRAVSHEPRIQELSDDLQRLGCRPFHLPVGVMMDERNPRTSACIRCSTCDGYPCLINAKADAQVICVDPALRHPNVTLMTGAYVPRLETDASGRRVRTVHVERGGEEETYTGSIVVVSCGAINSAALLLRSASDRHPRGLANSSDQVGRNYMSHLNSMMLAISRHPNPTRFQKTLAVNDFYFGAPDWDFPMGHISFVGKSDANVLAAGAPRIVPGMTLDLMARHSLDFWMTSEDLPDPNNRVTVDARGRIRLSYQANNVEGHDRLQRKLRSMLSAIGCEDHLLPMNVYIGKRIPLAGVGHQNGTIRFGRDRRTSVLDESCKAHDLDNLYVVDASFFPSSGAVNPALTIMANALRVGDRILERLR encoded by the coding sequence ATGTCTGCAAGCAATCACTACGACGTCATCATCATCGGCAGCGGCGCCGGCGGCGGCACGCTGGCTCATCGCCTGGCGCCTTCCGGCAAGCGCATCCTGCTGCTGGAGCGCGGCGACTACGTTGCGCGCGAGAAGGAGAACTGGGACTCGGCAGCCGTGGTCGGCCAGGGACGGTATCACACGACCGAAAGCTGGCTCGATGCCGACGGCGAAGAGTTCCATCCCGGCACGCACTACTTCGTCGGCGGCAACACCAAGTTCTACGGGGCGGCGCTGGTGCGGCTGCGCGAGCGCGACTTCGGGGAGCTCCGTCACTTCGGCGGCATCTCCCCCGCGTGGCCGATCTCCTATGCCGAGCTCGAGCCGTACTACACCGAGGCCGAGCATCTCTATCAGGTGCACGGCGAGCGCGGCGTCGATCCGACCGAGCCGCCTGCCAGCGCGCCGTACAGATTTCGCGCTGTCAGCCACGAGCCGCGCATCCAGGAGCTGTCGGACGACCTCCAGCGGCTCGGATGCAGACCCTTCCACCTGCCGGTCGGCGTGATGATGGATGAACGGAACCCGCGGACGAGCGCCTGCATCCGATGCTCGACCTGCGACGGCTACCCGTGCCTGATCAATGCCAAGGCCGACGCGCAGGTGATCTGCGTCGATCCGGCGCTGCGCCATCCCAACGTCACGCTGATGACCGGCGCCTACGTGCCACGCCTGGAGACGGACGCATCGGGACGGCGCGTCCGGACCGTGCACGTCGAGCGCGGCGGCGAGGAGGAGACGTACACGGGAAGCATCGTGGTCGTCTCGTGCGGCGCGATAAACTCGGCGGCCCTGCTGCTGCGCTCGGCCAGCGACAGGCACCCGCGCGGCCTTGCCAACAGCTCCGACCAGGTCGGCCGCAACTACATGTCGCACCTGAACTCGATGATGCTGGCCATCTCGCGCCACCCCAACCCGACGCGCTTCCAGAAGACGCTCGCCGTCAACGACTTCTACTTCGGCGCGCCCGACTGGGATTTCCCGATGGGCCACATCTCGTTCGTCGGCAAGTCGGACGCCAACGTGCTGGCGGCTGGTGCGCCGCGCATCGTGCCGGGGATGACGCTGGATCTGATGGCGCGGCACTCGCTCGATTTCTGGATGACGTCGGAGGACCTTCCCGATCCGAACAACCGCGTCACCGTCGACGCCCGCGGTCGCATCCGGCTCAGCTACCAGGCCAACAACGTCGAGGGGCACGATCGCCTGCAGCGCAAGCTGAGGAGCATGCTCAGCGCCATCGGCTGCGAGGACCATCTGCTTCCGATGAACGTCTACATCGGCAAGCGCATCCCGCTGGCCGGCGTCGGCCACCAGAACGGCACGATCCGCTTCGGACGCGACCGCCGCACCTCGGTGCTCGACGAGAGCTGCAAGGCGCACGATCTCGACAACCTGTACGTCGTCGATGCCAGCTTCTTTCCGTCCTCGGGCGCGGTGAACCCGGCATTGACGATCATGGCCAACGCGTTGCGCGTCGGCGACCGCATTCTGGAGCGGCTCAGGTGA
- a CDS encoding LysR family transcriptional regulator, whose product MLDASLLPALYDALTVARHGSVARAADTLHKTPSAVSQQLRRIEEHFGVALFARAGRGIGLTAAGEAFLGPATRLFDEAESVYALLGSMGGSPVTTVRLAVSDYLGKELLAPVLREMHESGAPLRFAIVTSHSADSVRLLERGEVDAAIVSTAAPHPALDEHLLFEQPMLWVASRLPEHKPVHERLGSEPVLRLSAGSLGRALLDAYLERHNIAPVSTIEVPSVSLLVSYAATGVGIGLAPALPLHDAASESVIVERADVPPIAVRLALRPSYPLSLPLAAFLERVRARGARLAEELTAVKPRERAKDRRKV is encoded by the coding sequence ATGCTCGACGCCAGCCTTCTTCCCGCCCTCTACGACGCCCTCACCGTGGCGCGTCACGGCTCGGTCGCCCGCGCCGCCGACACCCTCCACAAGACTCCGTCCGCCGTCAGTCAGCAACTACGCCGCATCGAGGAGCACTTCGGCGTTGCCCTCTTCGCCCGCGCCGGTCGCGGCATCGGGCTGACGGCGGCGGGCGAGGCGTTCCTCGGTCCGGCCACGCGTCTGTTCGACGAGGCCGAGTCCGTCTACGCGCTGCTCGGCTCCATGGGCGGCTCGCCGGTGACGACGGTGCGGCTGGCAGTCAGCGACTATCTGGGAAAGGAGCTGCTCGCGCCGGTGCTGCGCGAGATGCACGAGAGCGGCGCGCCGCTGCGGTTCGCGATCGTCACTTCGCATTCGGCGGATTCGGTGCGGCTTCTCGAGCGCGGCGAAGTGGACGCCGCCATCGTGAGCACCGCTGCGCCGCATCCTGCGCTCGATGAGCATCTGCTGTTCGAGCAGCCGATGTTGTGGGTGGCGTCGCGCCTTCCCGAGCACAAGCCGGTGCACGAGCGGCTCGGCAGCGAGCCCGTGCTGCGTCTGTCGGCGGGCAGCCTCGGCCGTGCGCTGCTCGACGCGTACCTGGAGCGACACAACATCGCGCCCGTCTCCACCATCGAGGTGCCGAGCGTCTCGCTGCTGGTCTCCTACGCCGCTACCGGCGTAGGCATCGGCCTTGCGCCGGCGTTGCCGCTGCACGACGCGGCCTCCGAAAGTGTCATCGTCGAGCGCGCCGACGTTCCGCCCATCGCCGTGCGGCTGGCGCTGCGCCCGAGCTACCCGCTGAGCCTTCCGCTGGCTGCGTTTCTCGAGCGCGTGCGCGCGCGCGGCGCACGCCTTGCCGAGGAGCTGACGGCGGTGAAGCCGCGGGAACGGGCCAAAGACCGTCGCAAGGTCTGA
- the leuC gene encoding 3-isopropylmalate dehydratase large subunit, whose product MGKSLFQKVWERHTVRELPGGQVQLFIGAHLIHEVTSPQAFGMLRDLGLGVAHPERTFATVDHIVPTDTRARPYQDALAEGMIVALEEACREFGIRFFGPETGHQGIVHVIGPELGITQPGMTIACGDSHTSTHGAFGAIAFGIGTTQVRDVLATQTLALAPLKVRRIYVHGKLGPGVYAKDIILHVIRTLGVNGGTGFAYEYAGPTIEALSMEERMTICNMSIEGGARVGYVNPDEKTFEFLKGREYAPKGEAWDRALEYWKEIASDADAYFDDVVEIDAADIAPTVTWGINPGQAIAVDERVPAESEASDDTERASIQEALEYMKLQGGAPIKGTKVDVCFIGSCTNGRLSDFREVASYLKGRKVAPGVRALAVPGSQEVARAAIAEGLDKVFTEAGFEWREAGCSMCLAMNPDKLIGGQLCASSSNRNFKGRQGSPTGRTILMSPVMVAAAAVEGAVADARETFRI is encoded by the coding sequence ATGGGAAAGAGCCTGTTTCAGAAGGTATGGGAGCGGCACACGGTCCGGGAGCTGCCCGGCGGACAGGTGCAGCTGTTCATTGGCGCCCACCTCATCCACGAGGTGACCAGCCCGCAAGCCTTCGGAATGCTTCGCGATCTCGGCCTGGGGGTGGCGCACCCCGAGCGCACCTTCGCCACCGTCGACCACATCGTTCCGACCGATACTCGCGCGCGTCCGTACCAGGACGCGCTGGCCGAAGGGATGATCGTGGCGCTGGAGGAGGCCTGCCGCGAGTTCGGCATCCGCTTCTTCGGCCCCGAGACCGGCCACCAGGGCATCGTGCACGTGATCGGCCCCGAGCTCGGCATCACGCAGCCTGGCATGACGATCGCGTGCGGCGACTCGCACACCTCCACGCACGGCGCGTTCGGTGCGATCGCCTTCGGCATCGGCACCACGCAGGTGCGCGACGTGCTGGCCACGCAGACGCTGGCGCTGGCGCCGCTGAAGGTCCGCCGCATCTACGTGCACGGCAAGCTCGGCCCCGGCGTCTACGCCAAGGACATCATCCTGCACGTCATCCGCACGCTCGGAGTCAACGGCGGCACCGGCTTCGCCTACGAGTACGCCGGCCCCACCATCGAAGCGCTGTCGATGGAAGAGCGGATGACCATCTGCAACATGTCGATCGAGGGCGGCGCGCGCGTCGGCTACGTCAATCCCGACGAGAAGACGTTCGAGTTCCTGAAGGGTCGCGAGTACGCGCCCAAGGGCGAGGCCTGGGACCGTGCGCTCGAGTACTGGAAGGAGATCGCCTCCGACGCCGACGCGTATTTCGACGACGTCGTCGAGATCGACGCCGCCGACATCGCGCCGACCGTGACGTGGGGCATCAACCCCGGTCAGGCGATCGCGGTCGACGAGCGTGTGCCGGCGGAGAGCGAGGCGAGCGACGACACCGAACGCGCCAGCATCCAGGAGGCGCTCGAGTACATGAAGCTGCAGGGCGGGGCGCCGATCAAGGGCACCAAGGTCGATGTGTGCTTCATCGGAAGCTGCACCAATGGACGCCTCAGCGATTTCCGCGAAGTCGCCAGCTACCTCAAGGGCAGGAAGGTGGCGCCCGGAGTGCGTGCGCTGGCCGTGCCGGGCTCGCAGGAAGTGGCGCGCGCGGCGATCGCCGAAGGCCTGGACAAGGTCTTCACGGAGGCGGGCTTCGAGTGGCGCGAGGCGGGCTGCTCGATGTGCCTGGCGATGAACCCCGACAAGCTGATCGGCGGCCAGCTCTGTGCGTCTTCGTCGAACCGCAACTTCAAGGGACGCCAGGGCAGCCCTACGGGCCGCACGATCCTGATGAGCCCGGTCATGGTCGCGGCCGCCGCAGTCGAAGGCGCAGTAGCGGATGCCCGCGAAACCTTCCGCATCTGA
- the leuD gene encoding 3-isopropylmalate dehydratase small subunit has translation MALENITKVSGRAVHVPGDDIDTDRIIPARFMKCVTFDGLGRYFFYDVRFDENEQPRPHNLNDPRFAGASILVSGRNFGCGSSREHAPQAIAKAGFRAVIAEGFAEIFFGNSTTLGLPCVTLSSQDIRKLSDLIEREPQMQVTIDLETQAVTAGDLVLPLSIKPAAREALMTGQWDPIGRLLEGKQDVERTAASLPYLQF, from the coding sequence ATGGCTTTGGAAAACATCACGAAGGTCAGCGGGCGCGCCGTGCACGTCCCCGGCGACGACATCGACACCGACCGCATCATTCCCGCGCGCTTCATGAAGTGCGTGACCTTCGACGGGCTCGGCCGCTACTTCTTCTACGACGTGCGCTTCGACGAGAACGAGCAGCCGCGCCCGCACAACCTCAACGATCCGCGCTTTGCCGGCGCGAGCATTCTCGTCTCCGGCCGCAACTTCGGCTGCGGCTCCTCGCGCGAGCACGCGCCGCAGGCGATCGCCAAGGCGGGATTCCGCGCGGTGATTGCCGAGGGCTTTGCCGAGATCTTCTTCGGCAACTCGACCACTCTCGGCCTGCCGTGCGTGACGCTGTCGTCGCAGGACATCCGCAAGCTGAGCGACCTGATCGAGCGCGAGCCGCAGATGCAGGTGACGATCGACCTGGAGACGCAGGCGGTCACGGCCGGCGACCTGGTGCTCCCGCTGTCGATCAAGCCCGCCGCGCGCGAGGCGCTGATGACGGGGCAGTGGGACCCCATCGGCAGGCTGCTCGAAGGGAAGCAGGACGTCGAGCGCACGGCAGCGTCGCTGCCGTACCTGCAGTTCTAG
- a CDS encoding LysR substrate-binding domain-containing protein translates to MAARKPTPVPLPTLRQLEYVVAIADEASFGAAAAHCHVSQPGLSAQVREVERLLGVRIFERDRRGVIVTPAGVEIVERARALVATAREMVELARRRARPLCGPLRLGVIPTIAPYLLPAVLPHVRAEFPELRLMLREEKTEVLLGLIGKGRIDCALIALDVPMAGIESAPMFDDAFLLAVPKGHALARKKQVEESDLDGERVLLLEDGHCLRDQALAVCARAGADEDADFRATSLATLVQMVAGGDGVTLLPSIAVPVAESSGVIVRQFRAPPPSRRIGLVWRAGSSRGEEMRTLAASMAAAYAAAGEGGGGATARTHKRR, encoded by the coding sequence ATGGCCGCCAGAAAGCCCACGCCCGTGCCGCTGCCCACCTTGCGCCAGCTCGAGTACGTCGTGGCCATTGCCGACGAGGCTTCGTTCGGCGCGGCGGCCGCGCACTGTCACGTCTCGCAACCGGGCCTGAGCGCGCAGGTCCGCGAGGTGGAGCGGCTCCTCGGCGTGCGCATCTTCGAGCGCGACCGCCGCGGCGTGATCGTCACCCCCGCCGGCGTCGAGATCGTCGAGCGCGCACGTGCGCTGGTCGCGACCGCGCGGGAGATGGTGGAGCTGGCGCGACGCCGCGCGCGGCCGCTGTGCGGCCCGCTGCGCCTCGGCGTCATTCCGACCATCGCGCCGTACCTGCTGCCGGCGGTGCTGCCGCACGTGCGCGCGGAGTTTCCCGAGCTCAGGCTCATGCTGCGCGAAGAGAAGACCGAGGTGCTGCTCGGCCTCATCGGCAAGGGTCGCATCGACTGCGCGCTGATCGCGCTGGACGTGCCGATGGCCGGCATCGAGTCGGCGCCCATGTTCGACGATGCCTTCCTGCTGGCGGTTCCGAAGGGGCATGCTCTGGCAAGGAAGAAGCAGGTGGAGGAGAGCGACCTCGACGGCGAGCGGGTGCTGCTGCTCGAGGACGGCCACTGCCTGCGCGATCAGGCGCTGGCCGTGTGCGCGCGCGCCGGCGCCGACGAAGACGCGGACTTCCGCGCCACCAGCCTGGCCACGCTCGTCCAGATGGTCGCCGGCGGCGACGGCGTCACGCTGCTGCCGTCGATTGCGGTGCCGGTGGCCGAGAGCTCGGGCGTGATCGTGCGTCAGTTTCGGGCGCCGCCGCCGAGCAGACGCATCGGCCTGGTATGGCGAGCGGGATCGTCGCGCGGCGAGGAGATGCGCACGCTGGCGGCGAGCATGGCCGCCGCGTACGCGGCCGCCGGCGAAGGTGGAGGTGGCGCCACGGCGCGTACGCACAAACGCCGCTGA